The sequence GCTCTGAATTTCTAAACCCTTGAGTTTCCTTGTATCTAATTGACTTCCTATCTCCAACAACCCGAGTGGGTATTGTGGGATTAGATACAAAGTACAACCAAAAGCTAAACTAAACGAACCTACTAAGAAAAGGAAGAGCTAGCTTGGTTACTCCATACATTTGTTTTTTATGCTGAGGCACATTTGATTAGTTGCTTGCTCTCGCTTTTGAAGTCGCCACATTACAAAGCTGGATTTTGCAAATAATGCATATGTAACCATTGCAGGAGCCAAGGTGAAGAGTATTTGATAGCATTAAGCTGCCGAAATTCCAAATTGCGTTTGGCCAATTAATCTCTTAGCTAGCTCCTTATCAACTAGAGTATAATATCTTTATACAGAAACgttctttaatttaaatatactttcatggaggaaaaagaaaaaagaaaaaagaaaaagcaagtcATTTTGAACCAGTAAATATGGGGCGTTGAAGCCAAAGTAAGAAACATTGTCCTTATATGTAAGGATAGCTAGTTGGGAGAGCAATTTATAATAATGTGCATCTTGCTAAATTCCAATTACTTTGTTACAAAAAATTTCGTTGATATTCTCGGTGTTAGGGTTTATTTTGTCTCAATTCTCTCACCCTTAGCCCATTCCCCTATTTAACTCTTTTCTCCAATTTCATTCCACATCACCTCTATCTCCTATCTTAAATGTTACCAGTACAATGGCTGCTGAGCTTGGTCTTCTCTCCCTAGCCCAGCTAGAACTCCAAAAACTAGCGGAATCTCAGCAAAATCAGCATCAACATCAACTGAACTCATCAAGTTCTTGGATGTGGAACCCTAAGCAAACTCATGAAGATGAAGACTCGTGGGAGGTTAGAGCCTTTGAAGAAGATACAGGAAATATCATGGGCACCACTTGGCCGCCGCGGTCTTATACTTGCACCTTTTGTAGAAGAGAATTCAGGTCAGCTCAAGCCCTAGGTGGTCACATGAATGTGCACCGCCGGGACCGTGCTAGGCTACATCAAACACCACCCGGTTCAATCAACCCCAACTCATCATCAACTAATTCTACTTCCGCTTCCACTTTCATAATCCCAGCTCGAG comes from Ricinus communis isolate WT05 ecotype wild-type chromosome 5, ASM1957865v1, whole genome shotgun sequence and encodes:
- the LOC8284606 gene encoding transcriptional regulator SUPERMAN produces the protein MAAELGLLSLAQLELQKLAESQQNQHQHQLNSSSSWMWNPKQTHEDEDSWEVRAFEEDTGNIMGTTWPPRSYTCTFCRREFRSAQALGGHMNVHRRDRARLHQTPPGSINPNSSSTNSTSASTFIIPAREFSTNGGLCLLYQLPNPNGIFTTTAMNACAIDHSPSTLLSISPYPHNYPVASPVVNSSHFYSSKAQPVASTDNSSNNCKDLGNEELDLELRLGHRSTSSSSPS